Proteins encoded together in one Rhizobacter sp. J219 window:
- a CDS encoding phosphatase domain-containing protein, with protein sequence MSLSRRRLCLSAPLLALPPGAGAADDPLHNIVDDAWATAQGVVFSGRLVEKRRGPREDSGVRSSLYRNSRLLFTGGEEGAVRWSVGGLRWQTRADDQGYWELRTSQPLPAGSPAPGWHPIDSDPAPSSTAHLLVHDQANTVGLISDLDDTLLVSEVNQTTRLLRNSLAVPPESREPVGGMAALCTAWTKRNPRPEATPVFYLSGSPRQLTDSVRRFLQKHGFPQGVLQLKEVSAARTDPLRDQQAYKVQRASAILQAFPQTRFALLGDDGERDPESYAELQSRFRAQVLGVWIRRVHPDPKRPRFPGQRDMGELLASGPP encoded by the coding sequence ATGAGCCTCTCCCGCCGCCGACTGTGCCTCTCGGCACCCCTGCTCGCCCTGCCGCCGGGGGCCGGCGCGGCCGACGACCCGCTGCACAACATCGTCGACGACGCCTGGGCCACCGCGCAGGGCGTGGTGTTCTCGGGCCGGCTGGTCGAGAAACGGCGCGGCCCGCGTGAAGACAGCGGTGTGCGCAGCAGCCTCTACCGCAACAGCCGCCTGCTCTTCACCGGTGGCGAAGAGGGGGCGGTGCGCTGGTCGGTGGGCGGCTTGCGCTGGCAGACCCGCGCCGACGACCAGGGCTATTGGGAACTGCGCACGAGCCAGCCGCTGCCGGCGGGTTCACCGGCGCCGGGCTGGCACCCGATCGACAGCGACCCGGCGCCGAGCAGCACGGCGCACCTGCTCGTTCACGACCAGGCCAACACCGTGGGCCTCATCTCCGACCTCGACGACACGCTTCTCGTGAGCGAGGTCAACCAGACAACGCGCCTGCTGCGCAACAGCCTCGCAGTGCCGCCCGAGTCGCGCGAGCCGGTGGGCGGCATGGCCGCGCTCTGCACCGCGTGGACGAAGCGCAACCCTCGCCCCGAGGCCACGCCGGTGTTCTACCTGTCGGGCTCACCGCGCCAGCTCACCGACAGCGTGCGCCGCTTCCTGCAGAAGCACGGCTTCCCGCAGGGCGTGCTGCAACTGAAAGAGGTGAGCGCCGCCCGCACCGACCCGCTGCGCGACCAGCAGGCTTACAAGGTGCAGCGGGCGAGTGCCATCCTGCAGGCCTTTCCGCAGACCCGCTTCGCCCTGCTCGGCGACGACGGCGAGCGCGACCCGGAGAGTTATGCCGAGCTGCAGTCGCGCTTCCGAGCGCAGGTGCTCGGGGTGTGGATCCGGCGTGTGCATCCCGATCCGAAACGCCCGCGCTTCCCGGGCCAGCGGGACATGGGGGAGTTGCTGGCGAGTGGGCCGCCCTAG
- a CDS encoding glycosyltransferase, which translates to MGTIMLCTGMAERPHGLWYNRAMTDPLSLSPAPLLLLHATAGAGHTRAAQAISTALRQLGAPAHHVVDTLACTSSLFRRLYAQAYIDLVQRAPELWGHLYERYDVVKPPRSKTARARLAFDKANSARFKGLLGAAQPRAILCTHFLPMELLSDLKGRGKLATPVHAVVTDVSPHAFWVYPHIDHYHVATEAGARELERKGIAAERISVSGIPIDPVFAERTPAPAMRATLGLPERPTVLLLSGGFGVGPLVAMLDSFAGADCGLSLVVVAGRNAELEAACRARAATLNLPVTVHGFVTHIHQLMDAADLVVTKPGGLTTNEVLAKGKPMALVAPIPGQEQRNCDYLLEEGAAVRLHDEADAAWHLARWLNDAPRMAAMRANAERIARAQAAEDVARRLVAAVDA; encoded by the coding sequence ATGGGCACGATCATGCTCTGCACCGGCATGGCCGAACGTCCGCACGGCCTCTGGTACAACCGCGCGATGACCGACCCCCTCTCCCTTTCACCGGCCCCGCTGCTCTTGCTGCACGCGACGGCCGGCGCCGGCCACACCCGTGCGGCGCAGGCCATCTCGACCGCGCTGCGCCAGCTCGGCGCGCCCGCACACCATGTGGTGGATACGCTCGCCTGCACGAGCAGCCTCTTCCGCCGCCTCTACGCCCAGGCCTACATCGACCTGGTGCAACGGGCGCCCGAACTGTGGGGCCACCTCTACGAGCGCTACGACGTGGTCAAGCCGCCGCGCAGCAAGACCGCCCGGGCGCGGCTCGCGTTCGACAAGGCCAACAGCGCACGGTTCAAGGGCCTGCTCGGTGCCGCCCAGCCACGCGCCATCCTGTGCACGCACTTCCTGCCGATGGAGCTGCTGTCGGACCTGAAGGGCCGCGGCAAGCTCGCGACGCCGGTGCACGCGGTCGTCACCGACGTGAGCCCGCATGCCTTCTGGGTCTACCCGCACATCGACCACTACCACGTGGCCACCGAGGCCGGCGCGCGGGAACTTGAGCGCAAGGGCATCGCGGCCGAACGCATCAGCGTGAGCGGCATCCCGATCGACCCGGTGTTCGCCGAGCGCACGCCGGCCCCTGCGATGCGCGCGACGCTTGGCCTGCCCGAGCGGCCGACGGTGCTGCTCTTGTCGGGCGGCTTTGGCGTGGGGCCGCTGGTGGCGATGCTCGATTCGTTTGCCGGGGCCGACTGCGGCCTGAGCCTCGTGGTGGTGGCCGGGCGCAATGCCGAACTCGAGGCCGCCTGCCGCGCACGGGCGGCCACGCTGAACCTGCCCGTCACGGTGCACGGCTTCGTGACCCACATCCACCAGCTGATGGACGCCGCCGACCTGGTGGTCACCAAACCCGGCGGCCTCACCACCAACGAGGTGCTCGCCAAGGGCAAGCCGATGGCGCTCGTCGCGCCCATCCCCGGCCAGGAGCAGCGCAACTGCGACTACCTGCTTGAAGAAGGCGCGGCGGTGCGCCTGCACGACGAGGCCGACGCCGCCTGGCACCTCGCGCGCTGGCTGAACGATGCGCCGCGCATGGCCGCCATGCGCGCCAACGCCGAACGCATCGCCCGCGCGCAGGCCGCGGAGGACGTGGCACGGCGGCTGGTCGCGGCCGTCGACGCATGA
- a CDS encoding 2Fe-2S iron-sulfur cluster-binding protein: MSHRVIVLGPGLQFVASPGETLLAAARAQGVVLPSSCRNGTCRECRCRVVEGRAHHTIAWPGLSAEEKLEGWILPCVAVADSDLVIETRPR, encoded by the coding sequence ATGTCGCACCGCGTGATCGTCCTCGGCCCGGGCCTGCAGTTCGTGGCCTCGCCCGGCGAGACCCTGCTGGCCGCGGCGCGTGCGCAAGGGGTGGTGCTGCCCAGCTCGTGCCGCAACGGCACCTGCCGCGAATGCCGCTGCCGTGTGGTCGAGGGGCGGGCGCACCACACCATCGCATGGCCCGGCCTGAGCGCCGAAGAAAAACTCGAAGGCTGGATCCTGCCCTGCGTGGCCGTCGCCGACAGCGACCTCGTGATCGAGACCCGCCCGCGCTGA
- a CDS encoding histidine phosphatase family protein, translating into MSIILVRHGETPLNVARTLQPADTPLSETGRQQAQAVARRLADLKIAAILSSDLPRAMQTAQAIAAATGVPITPTPLLHERNFGALRGQPYDSLPYNPLTMTEAPPGGESVAAFEQRVALAFAQMVELRGRIDGHLAVVTHGLVIRALLARHFPLGAQTMPLRVGNTSVTICGATPPHAPELVDCTRHLDEAIAHDAKSLSGG; encoded by the coding sequence ATGTCCATCATCCTCGTTCGCCACGGCGAAACGCCGCTCAACGTGGCCCGCACCCTGCAGCCCGCCGACACACCGCTGAGCGAGACGGGCCGACAGCAGGCGCAGGCGGTGGCACGGCGCCTGGCCGATTTGAAGATCGCCGCCATCCTCTCGAGCGACCTGCCGCGGGCGATGCAGACGGCGCAGGCCATCGCCGCCGCCACCGGCGTGCCGATCACGCCGACGCCGCTGCTGCACGAGCGCAACTTCGGCGCGCTGCGCGGCCAGCCCTACGACAGCCTGCCCTACAACCCGCTGACGATGACCGAAGCGCCACCCGGCGGTGAATCGGTGGCGGCGTTCGAGCAGCGGGTGGCGCTGGCGTTTGCCCAGATGGTCGAGCTGCGGGGCCGCATCGACGGCCACCTCGCGGTGGTGACGCACGGCCTCGTGATCCGCGCGCTGCTCGCGCGGCACTTCCCGCTTGGCGCGCAGACGATGCCACTGCGCGTGGGCAACACCTCGGTCACCATCTGCGGCGCCACGCCGCCGCATGCGCCGGAGCTGGTCGACTGCACCCGCCACCTCGACGAGGCCATCGCGCACGACGCCAAGAGCCTGTCGGGCGGCTGA